Part of the Zea mays cultivar B73 chromosome 4, Zm-B73-REFERENCE-NAM-5.0, whole genome shotgun sequence genome is shown below.
tatatttgcatTCTAATATATACATTTACAGACTTAAATGTTAAATCTATAGTGTTATATGTTATTTTTATCTTTATATTTTGAACTATATACCAAATTATTATATATTATATTAAATTATTTATAAAAAATTCTAATGGCATACCTCACGAAAAAATTCTAGCTACGCCACTGGTTATATGGGTTGTAGATTAAACCATGCATTGACCCTCAATGAAGCTATTCTCTTATGATTTATGAAGAAATGCGGGAAGAGGCTATTGAAGGGAAAAAGTGAAGGTTTGGGGAGTTATTGTAGTTCCAAACTTCCAGTCTAGCCAAGCAGCGTTAGTAATCTATGTTAGAACCGTTTCTTATGAACATTGATGTTTTATTTATGATATTTCTATCTCAATCTGCATGTCAATTCCATTTTTCTTATTTTCAACTTTCTTTTACATTGTTTATTATCATGTCTGCTGCTCTGTCCTATGCCATAATGTTGTTTACACCACTAATGTTGCCTCACTTTACTTATCATGATAGTCCTGAAGCAGAGCAACACATTGCCAGATAAGCCATCACCTGCTACTGCTTCTTCAACAGAACAGCCATCTACCAATTTACCCGCAACCAGGTAAAATTCATAAAACATAAGTTGGCAATTAATCTCTTGCAAACAACTGCACTGTTTTAATGCTTGGTTGTTGTTTTTTCACAGTTCAGCATCAAGGCTAGCTGCCTTGCAAAAGCTTCCTCAGCATTTTCTGAAGTCTCTCCAAACAAAGAAGTCGCTTACGAAAAAGGTTGTTGGCTGTTTCACGCGCTCTGTTTGTTTTTGAACCGTTTTGTGACTTCTGTCTTGTTCTAGGATGCCGTGGCTATAAACAAGTGGAGGTTTATGAAGCTAAGGGAACATATGCAAGGCGATATCGATGATGAAAACGAAGCATATGAGAGGTATACACAGAATGTTAGGTTACTGGAGGAAACATTCTATCCCATGGAATACGCTGATGTCGAGCCTGAAGCCGAAGCACCTTCTTCAGACGAAGAAAGGATGGACTTGCTGGTTTCGGAGGCAAAGGTGAGGCTGAAGTCGGATAACGAAATCGCTGATCGCTTCAAGGAGAGGGTCGCCGCCATCTTGGACCAGAAGCTGAAAAAACTGCTCGAGAGCCAAAGCGCCGACGAGGACGACAAACTGTCCGATCCAGACCAGGACGATCATCTAAACCCGGCGAAGTTCAGCGCGAAGCAGAAGGCAGAGAGAAGCGCGAGCTTAAACGAGCTGCTCGGTAAGCTGACACGGGCACGGAGCGAGGACGACCTGAAGCCGTGCCGCGATCTCATCGAGCAGCTGTTTGGGAAGGAGAAGGGCTCCTCTACTGACAGGCAAGCTGGAGTGGAGATGGAGCAGAGAGATCAAGAGTCAGCCGCAGCAGCAGTAGCACAGCCTTACTCCGTCCCAGAGTTGTGCGCTAGGATGGAGGTTGATGAGGACTTTGCCGCAAAGATTAGTGATGAGTTCTCGTTGAGTCAGGTGGCGCAGCTATGAATCTGGAACCCGGCCTTCGATGAGTTCTCGTTGAGTCAGGGGGATGCAATGTTATTATCACTGAGCTCCTTCGATGTGTACCAACTCAACAGCGCTATCCATCGACGTGCTGGCCTGTCATTTAGGTGTTGTTGTTTGGTTACGACTAGTAAATGTAAATGTTAGAACCCCGATGAGCAGATGAGTTGAGCACCGCTCCCGGCGCTCGACTTCCTCTCACGAAGATTTCTGGAGTATGGTATAGTTGGAGTTCGTACACGACGGCACGCCGCCAATCTGCCGGACGCAGCCGGTTCCAGGGTTCCTTGTTCGATGTCCTCCCTTTTTCCACGTCTCCCTTATTTACATCCCATTACAAGACCACATGGGCCTGAATCACTTAACCCACTCCTACCCTGTGAACTTGTTGTTGGGCCGTGGTGTTCTCTTGCTTCTTCGTAGCCCACCATCAGTCTTTGCGCTCCTCCCTTTTTCTGCTACCGCTGTCTTCTCTTCCTCCTTCTCTTGATCAGTTGTTGCAGGGTTGCTGACATTTTCCCTCCCTTTAAAACCAGCTTGTCCTCAAGCTGGAGCAAAAGGAAAACGCCGCCTGATATCTCCTTCGTCTTCCCAAGTGGCCAACGACGGAGGCCAGTTGCTCCATTTGATCAACAGCTGCGTTCTCACCTTGCCTGCCTGACGGTTCAACCCGCTGTCTAGAATAGCCGTAGGAACCTGGAGATCATGAGTCAAGTTAGGTAGAACCGAACTGACCGGAGTATAGGGTTTCACCGCGTCTTTCAGTTGCGACACATGGAAAATGGATGTATAGAACTCCCAGTTGGTAATTGTAGTTCATATGTGACCGGGTCAATCTTTCAGTGACCGATGATTGACAGTAAGGCTGGAGCTTGAGGAACACACTGTCACCTACAGCAAACTGACGTTCAGTGCGTCCTTATCTGCTTGCTTTTTCATACGCTCCTGAGCACGTTGCAGGTGCATGCGCACCTGTTGTAACATGAGTTGACGGTCCTTCAGATACTGTTGAAGATCTGGAATGGTACACTGAGCAGTCGATACCAGGCCCAATTGTGATGGTGAGTGACCATATAGTACCAGAAAAGGAGATTTGCCCAATGAAGAATGGTAGCAGGTGTTATACCAAAACTCCGCGAGAGGCAACCACATTGGCCATTGTCGTGGACACGACTGAACAAAGCAACAGAGATACGTTTCAAGACACTGATTCACTCTCTCCGTCTATCCATCAGACTGGGGATGATAGGAACTGCTAAGGCATAACTGAGTACCTGTCAACTTGAATAGTTCTTGCCAGAGCCGACAAGTGAAAATGGGATCACGATCAGATATAATGTTCATAGGCAATCCATGCAATTTATATACTTCGGACAGGAAAACTTTTGCAACTGTCAGAGCATGAAAGGATGCTTCAACACTAGGAAGTGAGCGTATTTGGAAAACTTGTCTACTACAACCAAAATACAGTTACCCTTGCTGGATGGAGGAAGCCCTGATATAAAATCCATGGTCACTGTTTGCCAAGCTTGTTCAGGAATAGGTAATGGCAAAAGTAGTCCTGGGTATTTGACCCTCTCTGGTTTTGCCTGTTGACAAATCTGACAACCACTCACAAATTCACGGATGTGTTGCTTCATGCCCGGCCATGCAAAACTACTTTTGATCCTCCGATAAGTCACAGGAAAGCCAGAATGACCCCCAACAGCACTATCATGTAGCGCTGACATAACCATCTGGTGTAATTCCTTGTTTGCTCCCAGCCAAATCCTACCCTTGAAACAGATGACTCCTTGAGTTAAGGTATAATGTTCCCGTTTTGCACCAGTGGTCAAACTCTCTATTAATTTCTGGGCAGTTGAATCCTGCATATATCCCTGAGTAACTTGTCGTAGCCAGCTAGGTGTTATGGAAGACACAGACAACCCATTCAGCTGCATGGTTACTGAATCTTGATTCATGTCTGGCCGTCGAGACAGAGCATCAGCTACCTTGTTGTCACTACCCTGTCGATACTGAATTTTAAACTGCAACCCAAGCagcttagtgaaagggaaatgtgcccttgggccatttctaagtattttggtgattgagtgccaacacaagtgcttaaatgtgaatctatgcccatggatggacaaagtgcaaatcaagagtaaaggtatgtttctaagccttagtacattgttttgaagactaatggattgtgtctaagtgctagaaacaggagaaatcgattcagagaaaagttggctgtgtacagccaaaaggctgttcggtctggggcaccggactgtccggtggtgcaccggacagtgtctggtgcgccagactgactcgggagaactggccgctctcgggaattcaccggcgacgtacggctataattcaccggattgtccggtgtacaccggactgtccggtgagccgacgGTCGGCCGggctaacggtcggccgcgcgatctgcgcgggacacgtggccgagccaacggctagaagggggcaccggactgtccggtgtgcaccggacatgtccggtgcgccaacggctccaagtctgccaacggtcggctgcgtctgttaaggaaagaaatctggcaccggacagtgtccggtgtgcaccgaactgtccggtgcaccagtcgacagaaggcaagatcagccttccagatttgctctcaacggctcctagctgccttggggctataaaagggacccctaggcgcatggaggaatacaccaagcattcctacaacattcctaagcaccaagacatcgattccgcgcatttggttcattgtgatagcatctagagctcttgttgagttgtgaactcattgagtggtgttgtgagctcttgttgcgacttgtgtgcgtgctgttgctctgattttgagtcttgtgtgcgttgctagttcctcccttactctgtatttctttgtgaatctcaagtgtaagggcgagaggctccaagttgtggagattcctcgcaaacgggatattgaaagacaaagcaaaacaccgtggtattcaagttggtctttggaccgcttgagaggggttgattgcaaccctcgtccgttgggacgccacaacgtggagtaggcaagcgttggtcttggccgaaccacgggataaaccactgtgtcatctctgtgtttgatctcttgtggtattgtgttttgttgaaactcctctctagccacttggcaattattgtgctaacacttaacaagtttttgtggctataagtttaagtttcacaggatcacctattcaccccccctctaggtgctctcaattggtatcggagccgttctcttcacaaagggaccaaccgcccgaagagatggatcctaaagggaagggaattgtgatcaacgacaaggagaaggagtccttcgtcaacgagccaagggatgacaagtccaacgactcgggctcgggccacagacgcaaagatgggaagaagaagaagacaagacgcatcaaggagatcgtctactacgacagcgatgagtctacttcctcccaaaaggacgacgaccacaacgaatacgagagaaagaaaccggtcaattcgaacttttcttttgattactctcgtattcctcaaagtactaatgctcatttattatctattccacttggtaaacctcctcattttgatggagaggactacggattttggagtcacaaaatgcgtagtcacttgttctctctccatcctagcatatgggagattgtagaaaatggaatgcactttgatagtacggatagtcccatgtttattaatgaacagattcataaaaatgcgcaagctactactgtgttgctagcctctttgtgcagggacgagtaccataaggtgagcggcttggacaatgccaagcagatctgggacaccctcaagatctctcatgaggggaatgatgtcaccttactcaccaagatggagttggtggagggcgagcttggacggttcgcaatgataaggggcgaggagccaactcaaacatacaaccagctcaagactcttatcaacaaaataaggagctacggaagcacgcgatggacggatcacgacgtcgtccgcctaatgctaaggtcctttaccgttcttgatcctcatttggtgaacaatattcgtgaaaatcctaggtacaccaagatgtcgcccgaagaagttcttgggaagttcgtaagcgggcgaatgatgatcaaggaggcaagatatgtggacgatgcgttgaacggtcctattcatgagcctcaacccattgctctcaaggcaatgaggagcaaggaggcgctaccgagcaaggtggcgcaagttgaggcggccgggctaaataatgaggagatggccctcatcattaagcgcttgaaGATGGCGCTTAaaggtcacaagggacagccaagcaagaccaagacaaaggagaagcgctcgtgcttcaaatgtggtaagattggtcatttcattgctaactgtcccgataatgaaagtgaccaggaaaaggggaacaaaagggagaagaagaagcattacaagaaggccaagggcgaggcacatatcggaaaggagtgggattcggattgctcctcctccgactccgacaatgaaggactcgccgccaccgccttcaacaagtcatccctcttcccttacgagcgtcacacttgcctcatggcaagggagaagaaagtaagcactcatgatactagtacttatgcttcttcaagtgaggatgagactagtgatgatgatgagatagattactcatgcttattcaagggattagatagatctaaaattaataagattaatgagttgattgatgctttgaatgacaagaatagattactagaaaaacaagaggatcttttatatgaggagcatgataaatttgttagtgcacaaaattctcttgctctagaaattaaaaggaatgaaatgctctctagtgaattatctacttgtcatgaatccatctctaaattaaaaagtgttaatgatgatttgaacgctaagttagaaatagctagtaaatcaacatcttgtgtagaaattgttgaaacttgcaataggtgtaaagattttgacattgatgcttgtagtgaacacctagtttcaatttccaaacttaatgatgaattggctagtattaatgctcaacttaagactagcaagagtaattttgataagctaaaatttgcaagggatgcctacacaattggtagacacccctcaattaaggatggacttggctacaagaaggaagccaagaacttgacaagccataaggctcccatctccgccaaggagaaagggaaggcccctatggctagtagtgtgcaaaagaaccatgcctttatgtaccatgataggagacaatctagaaatgcttataggagatgtaacgcatatgatgcttttgattctcatgacatgtttgcttctagttcttcttatgtgcatgatagaaatgttgttcataatatgactaggagaaatgttgttaatattcctaggaaagtaatgaatgaaccctctacaatttatcatgctttaaatgcttcctttgctatttgtagaaaggacagaaaaatagttgctaggaagttaggggcaaaatgcaagggagacaaaactttcatttgggtccctaaggatatatgcactaaccttgtaggacccaacatgagttgggtacctaagacccaagcctaaatttgccttgcaggtttatgcatccgggggttcaagctggattatcgacagcggatgcacaaaccatatgacgggggagaagaagatgttcacctcctacgtcaagaataaggattcccaagattcaattatatttggtgatgggaatcaaggcaaggtaaaagggttaggtaaaattgcaatctcaaatgagcactctatctctaatgtgtttttagtagagtctcttggatataatttgctatctgttagtcaattatgcaatatgggatataactgtctatttacaaatgtagatgtgtctgtctttagaagaattgatggttcactagcatttaagggtgtattagacgacaaactttacttagttgattttgcaaaagaggaggccggtctagatgcatgcttaatagctaagactagcatgggctggctgtggcatcgccgcttagcacatgtggggatgaagaaccttcacaagcttctaaagggagaacacgtgataggtttgactaacgtgcaattcgaaaaagatagaccttgtgcagcttgtcaagcaggtaaacaggtgggaggatcgcatcacagcaaaaatgtgatgaccacatcaagacccctggaactgctacatatggacctcttcagacctgttgcctatctaagcataggaggaagtaagtatggtttagttattgttgatgacttttcccgcttcacttgggtgttctttttgcaggataagtctgaaacccaagggaccctcaagcgcttcctcaggagagctcaaaatgagtttgagctcaaggtgaagaagataaggagcgacaacgggtccgagttcaagaaccttcaagtggaggagttccttgaggaggaagggatcaagcacgagttctccgctccctacacaccacagcaaaatggtgtggtagagaggaagaacaggacgctaatcgatatggcgaggacgatgcttggagaattcaaaacccccgagcgtttttggtcggaagccgtgaacacggcttgccacgccatcaacagggtctaccttcatcgcctcctcaagaagacttcgtatgagctactaaccggtaacaaacccaatgtatcttactttcgtgtatttggaagcaggtgctacattctagtgaagaagggtagaaattctaaatttgctcccaaagctgtagaagggtttttgttaggttatgactcaaatacaaaggcgtatagagtcttcaacaaatcatcgggtttggttgaagtctctagcgacgttgtatttgatgagactaatggctctccaagagagcaagttgttgattgtgatgatttagatgaagaagatgttccgacagccgctatacgaaccatggcgattggagaagtgcggccacaggaacaagatgaacaagatcaaccttcttcctcaacaacggtgcatcccccaactcaagacgatgaacaggttcatcaaaaggaggagtgtgatcaagggggagcacaagatgatcacgtgatggaggaagacgcgcaaccggcacctccaacccaagttcgagcggtgattcaaagggatcatcccatcgacctaattttgggtgacattagcaagggagtaactactcgatctcgattagttaatttttgtgagcattactcctttgtctcttctattgagtctttcagggtagaagaagccttgctagatccggactgggtgttggccatgcaggaggaactca
Proteins encoded:
- the LOC100276049 gene encoding uncharacterized protein LOC100276049 — protein: MPDVKSAAATVAKAVAGDSPSPAATPPAPAVASSNGTPQKPPPIPAATFDMPKPNLRGLNKPKCIQCGNVARSRCPFQCCKSCCYKAQNPCHIHVLKQSNTLPDKPSPATASSTEQPSTNLPATSSASRLAALQKLPQHFLKSLQTKKSLTKKDAVAINKWRFMKLREHMQGDIDDENEAYERYTQNVRLLEETFYPMEYADVEPEAEAPSSDEERMDLLVSEAKVRLKSDNEIADRFKERVAAILDQKLKKLLESQSADEDDKLSDPDQDDHLNPAKFSAKQKAERSASLNELLGKLTRARSEDDLKPCRDLIEQLFGKEKGSSTDRQAGVEMEQRDQESAAAAVAQPYSVPELCARMEVDEDFAAKISDEFSLSQVAQL